A window of the Camelus ferus isolate YT-003-E chromosome 22, BCGSAC_Cfer_1.0, whole genome shotgun sequence genome harbors these coding sequences:
- the GPX4 gene encoding phospholipid hydroperoxide glutathione peroxidase isoform X2 has product MSFSQLCRLLKPALLCGALAAPGLASTMCASRDDWRCAHSMHEFSAKDIDGHMVNLDKYRGYVCIVTNVASQUGKTDVNYTQLVDLHARYAECGLRILAFPCNQFGRQEPGSNAEIKEFAAGYNVKFDLFSKICVNGDDAHPLWKWMKVQPKGKGILGNSSLTRTAVW; this is encoded by the exons ATGAGCTTCAGCCAACTGTGCCGCCTCCTGAAGCCAGCGCTGCTCTGCGGGGCTCTGGCCGCGCCTGGCTTGGCCAGCACCATG TGCGCGTCTCGCGACGATTGGCGCTGTGCTCACTCCATGCACGAATTCTCAGCCAAGGACATCGACGGTCACATGGTTAACCTGGACAAGTACCG GGGCTACGTGTGCATCGTCACCAACGTGGCCTCGCAATGAGGCAAGACAGACGTAAACTACACTCAGCTGGTCGATCTGCACGCGCGATATGCCGAGTGTGGTTTACGGATCCTCGCCTTCCCTTGCAACCAGTTCGGGAGGCAG GAGCCAGGGAGTAATGCTGAGATCAAAGAGTTCGCCGCCGGCTATAACGTCAAATTCGATTTGTTCAGCAAGATCTGTGTTAATGGGGATGATGCCCACCCACTGTGgaagtggatgaaagttcagcCCAAGGGGAAGGGCATCCTGG
- the POLR2E gene encoding DNA-directed RNA polymerases I, II, and III subunit RPABC1 isoform X2: protein MDDEEETYRLWKIRKTIMQLCHDRGYLVTQDELDQTLEEFKAQFGDKPSEGRPRRTDLTVLVAHNDDPTDQMFVFFPEEPKVGIKTIKVYCQRMQEESITRALVVVQQGMTPSAKQSLVDMAPKYVLEQFLQQELLINITEHEQTPREPAAQDPGGRPRGALLRDKAGPGGEDHPAQ from the exons ATGGACGACGAGGAGGAGACGTACCGTCTGTGGAAGATTCGCAAAACCATCATGCAG CTGTGCCACGACCGTGGCTACCTGGTGACCCAGGACGAGCTGGACCAGACGCTAGAGGAGTTCAAGGCCCAGTTTGGGGACAAGCCCAGTGAAGGGCGGCCTCGGCGCACAGACCTCACGGTGCTGGTAGCTCACAACGATGACCCCACTGACCAGATGTTCGTCTTCTTCCCAG AGGAGCCCAAGGTGGGGATCAAGACCATCAAGGTGTACTGCCAGCGCATGCAGGAGGAGAGCATCACGCGGGCCCTCGTCGTGGTGCAGCAGGGCATGACGCCCTCCGCCAAGCAG TCCCTGGTCGACATGGCCCCCAAGTACGTCCTGGAGCAGTTTCTGCAGCAGGAGCTGCTCATCAACATCACAGAGCACGAG CAAACTCCGAGAGAACCAGCTGCCCAGGATCCAGGCGGGAGACCCCGTGGCGCGTTACTTCGGGATAAAGCGGGGCCAG GTGGTGAAGATCATCCGGCCCAGTGA
- the POLR2E gene encoding DNA-directed RNA polymerases I, II, and III subunit RPABC1 isoform X1 has protein sequence MDDEEETYRLWKIRKTIMQLCHDRGYLVTQDELDQTLEEFKAQFGDKPSEGRPRRTDLTVLVAHNDDPTDQMFVFFPEEPKVGIKTIKVYCQRMQEESITRALVVVQQGMTPSAKQSLVDMAPKYVLEQFLQQELLINITEHELVPEHVVMTKEEVTELLARYKLRENQLPRIQAGDPVARYFGIKRGQVVKIIRPSETAGRYITYRLVQ, from the exons ATGGACGACGAGGAGGAGACGTACCGTCTGTGGAAGATTCGCAAAACCATCATGCAG CTGTGCCACGACCGTGGCTACCTGGTGACCCAGGACGAGCTGGACCAGACGCTAGAGGAGTTCAAGGCCCAGTTTGGGGACAAGCCCAGTGAAGGGCGGCCTCGGCGCACAGACCTCACGGTGCTGGTAGCTCACAACGATGACCCCACTGACCAGATGTTCGTCTTCTTCCCAG AGGAGCCCAAGGTGGGGATCAAGACCATCAAGGTGTACTGCCAGCGCATGCAGGAGGAGAGCATCACGCGGGCCCTCGTCGTGGTGCAGCAGGGCATGACGCCCTCCGCCAAGCAG TCCCTGGTCGACATGGCCCCCAAGTACGTCCTGGAGCAGTTTCTGCAGCAGGAGCTGCTCATCAACATCACAGAGCACGAG TTGGTGCCAGAGCATGTGGTCATGACTAAGGAGGAGGTAACGGAGCTGCTGGCCCGGTA CAAACTCCGAGAGAACCAGCTGCCCAGGATCCAGGCGGGAGACCCCGTGGCGCGTTACTTCGGGATAAAGCGGGGCCAG GTGGTGAAGATCATCCGGCCCAGTGAGACTGCGGGCAGGTACATCACCTACCGGCTGGTGCAGTAG